The following are encoded in a window of Cyprinus carpio isolate SPL01 chromosome A13, ASM1834038v1, whole genome shotgun sequence genomic DNA:
- the LOC109111910 gene encoding uncharacterized protein LOC109111910: MILCSPMSFAVLCCLLWLSAPAFLRSEFKVAYVTERNVYMCTQDLAFCEKMNSSEFSNCKDQSSVLHRAETPSPLHKKHLRVWYSSPLNVALLLNNSEVQHLSLIQCKPAAEQPVPYEYFTVQRLETLTVTYPFGQPGQRLIIGNAPYREEARISVIHTSVLTGKTELKSYTVQAKVDHSGMMPFPNIFMSRNGLSEMSRISVTFLY, encoded by the coding sequence ATGATCCTGTGCAGTCCGATGAGTTTTGCAGTGCTGTGCTGCCTGCTGTGGCTCTCTGCGCCTGCCTTCCTGCGCTCTGAATTTAAGGTAGCCTATGTTACCGAGCGCAATGTGTACATGTGCACACAGGATCTGGCCTTCTGTGAGAAGATGAACTCTAGCGAGTTCAGCAACTGCAAGGATCAATCATCTGTCCTGCACAGGGCTGAGACCCCCAGCCCGCTTCACAAAAAGCATCTGAGGGTGTGGTACAGCTCGCCTCTTAATGTGGCCCTCCTGCTGAACAACTCTGAGGTGCAGCACCTGTCGCTGATTCAGTGTAAGCCCGCTGCCGAGCAGCCCGTCCCGTACGAGTACTTCACAGTGCAGCGCTTGGAGACTCTAACGGTCACCTACCCGTTTGGGCAGCCTGGACAGAGGCTCATCATAGGCAATGCCCCGTACCGCGAGGAGGCGAGGATCTCTGTCATTCACACCTCTGTGCTGACTGGGAAAACAGAGCTGAAGTCGTACACAGTCCAAGCCAAAGTGGATCACAGTGGAATGATGCCCTTTCCAAACATTTTTATGTCTCGCAACGGGCTTTCGGAAATGTCTAGGATATCTGTCACTTTTCTGTACTGA